The Narcine bancroftii isolate sNarBan1 chromosome 8, sNarBan1.hap1, whole genome shotgun sequence region cacagactcatggtcCTCTGATTAAAGaaaatttcccacatctgattgaaattgatgcctttttattctgaaattatgccctcttgttctagaattccataccatgggaaacattcttttatttttgattttcaaagacacaCCAATCCAAACAACACAATCTCTCTCAATTATGGTATATAATATTCAgagtctgtttccccccctccccgcccctctctccaccctcccataTACCCTAATACCAGAAGAAAAAAGATTAtacaaatcaaacaaacacagaAAACCAATTATCAGTAAAGTCACAGACCCTTAAAGGAACAGAAAAACCCAAAGTAACccaaaataaaaaagataaggaacaaaatacaagagcacgtCATCTGCATCATGACCTACCTCCTTTAATCTCAATCATTTCACAAATTATTGCCTTTCTTCTAGTCAGAAGGGGTAGAATTATATCTGCCATACCAATGTGTTGCAAATAGGGTTGCCACAccttaacaaatgtgtcatatttcctccttaagttgtacatgattttctccaggggaatacatccctgcatttccgtattccattgtataatatttagttgggagtcagacttccacgtgaCTTCTATTCACTTCATGGCTACTgccaaggcaaccttcacaatctgaatttggtatctggacagtttaaacacatccataatgtttcccaattCTTGCTACGTCTACTCTGTtaaggcctttcagcattcgaaatgcctctgaggttccccctcatccttctgtgcttCAACAAGTACGGCAACTAATCCATCCAGACCTGAAAGGTGTGGGAAGGAAGGCTCCATGCCTCACAACCACTGGAGCATATGGTGAGGCCCCCTCCCTTTCACAGAGTCACCTTGGTTTCTTTTCCCACACATGGGGTGGtacagttcagaatcagaatttattgtcatgaagaagtcatgaaattcggttaGCGCCATGTTGCTACAGCGCCAGaaatcaggactggggtgttTCTAAGGAACTtgcacattcttcccgtgtctgtgcgagtttcctccagctgctctggtttcatctcatccttcaaaacgtaccagggattgcaggtcaattgtgtgtaatcgggcagcatgggcttgtgggccgaaagggcctgttttcatgctgtatatcaatttttttaaattttaaatggctTGACAGGTTGAGTATTcctagcattttctatttttcattctagatttccagcatttgcagtgctTTTTTCAGGATACAATGATTTTAACTCAAGATTGACGAAGAAACACCAATAATACATCCAGTTAAGGGTAGTTTGTGACTTGAAGGGAAAAATAGAGGTGATGATCTTCCCACCCACTCGAAATAAATATTCGTTGTAGTACAATAATTAATACTTTGTCATTTCAGATTCCCTTGGCAGTTCTTCTCCTACCACCTCCTCATCACGCCAACCATCTCCTGCTGTTTCAACTCATACACAACAGTCAATGAACAGAGACCAATTTCCCTCAACCCAAGATTCCGGAAATGAAGCTGGCTCCAGGAGAAGTGAATCAGATTCCACGCTGTCTACTTCCATGCCTCTGGATTATCTTATTTTATCCCAATGCGAGACCAAATCCATAGATACTGCCAGGTAAAAAGATTTGAAACGCCTCCATAAATCAAGTTGTTGGTATAGAATGTTGATCATTACTGATCTCCAGTGATTCCATTTCAGACAAAGCTAAACaccgccactttttaaaaaatatataaatgattACTGATCTCTAATTTTTCTTCATTCCACATTGTCTCACATAAGATGTTGATCATTTCAATTGTTACAATTACTGACAGAATGTAAATTAATACCAGCGGATTTCTAGTTTCTTCTTCATCGACGATTAACCTGCTGGCCTTTAgtagatttgttttttttaaatattttctcagatcttaactttttttaatatatgtacaaaACTAAGATGAATCATGGCATGAAACTTCTGAGATTTTCACAACTCTTTCCATTTCTCAGGAATATATTTTCCAGCAGAGCCTAATGGATAGCAATTGTAAGTGAGATCCTTGGCTGATTTTTGCTTCCCTGGCCTAAGGCAAAGTTCCTTCTCTCACAACTTAGGCAGGAGTAGGTCACTTCAGTCCTGGGAACCTGCCCCGATTCAGCCTGCAAACCCTGGCATATCCATAAAGAATATGAACAAGTTATTGATGGAGAAAGTTGTGGATCAAACTGAACTTTCATTTTGAAGCTATGGTCTTCAGCATTGAATTTTTCTTCTCGCCTGAACAAGGGGAAAAATCATTATCCATGGCAAGTGCTACAAAGTCTGGAGTGAACTCCTCTGTCATTTATTTCAGGGTTATGGAATATGCAAGAGAAACCAAATTTTTACCCCGAATAAAATGTAATAAGAGATGATGAAGAGATTTCCTAACACTGGAAATTTGATCAAGAACTTCTCAGGTCATTTATTAGACACACAGGACaataaaaggcccttccagcccgcgAGCCTGTGGCACCCAAATATGCACAAGTAATGTGCAACACCCACCCTCACCGCCCACGCCCCATGTgttttgagggggagggggaggtaaccagaacacttggaggaaactaacacagacatggggaaaacattaaAAACTCctttgcagacagtgctggatctGAACACGGGTCACTGATACTGCAATAGCATTTGCACTAaacgctacactaaccgtatccatGAGATATGCAACAAGTGTTGCCTTTTCCTGTGAAAAAGTCGGAGttatacagcagggaaacaggcccttcagcccaactcattcaaACTGTCCAAACTGCTTAGCTGAGCTGGTCCATGttgctgtctaaatgtcttttttaTTGCACCAGCCCCTACTTCCTCTACAGCTCATTCCTCATATCTACTACCATCTGTGTGAAAAATGGTACTCTTCAGGCCCCCTTTAAATCTACCATTCACAAATCTGGATTAGATTCCCatacgggtgggggggggggagggggaggagagtgggagggagtgtgaATATTCACCTTGCCTTTGGCCCAAAAGTATGGTGTAATGCTTGTATTGAACTGTTGTCATTGATCACTGACATCAAGGCCCATCCTATTATTTTTCAGATATCTCTTGTTCCCTCAGCCAATCAGCATTTTTCCACTCAAAGTACCCTTTGTCTACGTTCCTAATCAATAACCAGCCTAGACTTTTACCTCCACCCCTCTAACAGCCAAAGATCTCCTAATTTTGCAAAACCCTGGTACCTCCCaatctcaagcccaaaatgtcgagcACATTTcgaagatgtattcaccagtttaaaaatcttgtcccatagatcttctgataagggtcttgcaagttccaattcccaagcttTTTTAAACCTTATGGTGAAGTACTGGACgcaatttcaataatctatcatatataatccaattaatcctttctgagaaggattcaattgaaaatatTATCAACTTGATCAGTTGGATAAACAAATGGAAAGTCCTGTAATAtgatatttaagaaatttctaatctgtaaatatttttaaaaatgaatttttgTAAAGCTATATTTACTTAGCCGCTATGCAAAAGACATTAAAAAACCTTTCTTTAATAAATTTGCAGAAGTAAATCCTTTGATTTTACATAGAGaaggattgatcaattattgatggtcagaataaaataattatgagagatagcattagataaaaacaaagatttttttaaattaaaacatttcctAACTTGGAAACAGATTCGCAATTTATGTTTGAGTGTTGGATTAGATTTatccttattgatcttggaaaaactaaatggaagagtggtagccgtgtggaatgagcttccgggagaaatactggcggcggagtcaattgtattatttaagaaaaggttggacaggtatatggatgagaagaagatagagggttatgggcattgtgcagggaggtgggactcaaaaggggtgtttggttcagtgcagactagaagggcctaatggcctgtttccttgctgtaattgttatgttatgttataaagaggccactgaatactACTGCATAGATTTCAATTCGaaatctgtccataatggatgatctaatttgtcagaataaaaaatccaaaaagttagatAATTAATATTAACAGCCCAGTAATATAATCTAAAATGGGTAGGGCCATAGCTCCatctttttttccactttttGTAACTGAAATGTACTAATTCTAGAGTTTTTggttcttccaaataaaggaagaaacttttgagtcaatattatagaaaaaaaattttgagaTCAAAACTGGAATCACttgaaatagattttaaaaattagataatattataattttaactgcattaatttgACTTAGTAAAGATAATGATAATggagaccatctagaaaaagAATCCCACATACTCGAATCGAGGAGAAAAtttgagtttatataaatctttaaatcatttagtaattttaacccccaagtatgtgaaattatctctgaCAATCCTTTAATGGAACTTTAGTGTCGATAGGGACCTGCATATTAAAttggaaaaagttcacttttatgaagatttaatttatatccagaaaaaGAGCTGAATTGAGAAAACACAAATAACATAACTGAAATAGATATTTTGGGGTCTGAGATATAAACTAATAGGTCATCTGCAGTTACTCCATTTCTGATAATTCCTTGAACCTCATGAATGTCTCTAAGGGCTATTGCCAGAGGTTCTAAAGCTTGATCAAATAGCAAGGGGACATCATCCCTGTCTAGTTCCCCTAAACAGCCTAAATAAGGAGGATTTGTTGTTATTAGTAACCACCATAGGTAAGGGGGCACTATAAATCAATATGCTCAttccaaaattaaataaatagtttcacTCCCCTCTGTcgaaagccttttcagcatctacacAAACTACACATTCTGGAATGATATCCAAAGGGGAACAAATAATCTTCAATAATTTATGGATGTTAAAATATGAATAGTGACCTTTAATAAATCCAATCTGATCTTTAGATATAACAGAGGGAAGGACATTTTCCAACCTACTGGCCAAAATCTTAGAAAGAACCTTAAAATCTACATTCAGCAAAGAATGTACTTTCCATAGGAAGTACATTCAGTCAGATCTTTATCCTTTCTAGGAATCAATGAATTTGACACTTCATTAAAAAGTTGCCAGTAAGGTCCCAGAAAAAAAGTTTTCAAATACTTTATTTAGTTGAGGAGCAAGTAAATtagtaaatgatttttaaaattccaccATAAAGCCATTTGGACCTGACGCCTTGCCAGATTGAACAGAAGAATTAGCTTGGAAAATTTCCAACTCTGAAATTGGAGCTTCCAACAAGTTTTAATCTTCTAGTGATATTTTGGGAATATTCAATCGTTGCAAGAATCTATCCATTGAAATAGAATTATCCAGATATTCAGATTTGTATAGATTGGAATAGAATTCCTGAAACACTATTAATTTCAGTATGATCAAAAGTAAAGTTTCCATCCTTCTTGCGTGtctttgtaatttttcttttattttaaaattgattttccttgaatttttttgctgattgcttgaattccggataccaggagttttactgtataagaAATAATGGGCGCTAAATAGCCGGAGTAGTCAAAGATTATAGAAGTAGCCAATCAAAGATAGATTATCTACTTATATATGGActcaaaaagattgtatattatAATTCTTTTGTGATGCACACAGAATTGTttcataaaataaattatttttttgaatTGAAATGACATTTGTTGACATGTTAGGAAGCATCTTCAGTTTCCAAGAGCCACTCAAGTCAGTTTCTCTCATGATTGTGATTTCAAGCTTTACATTAAGGCTTCTGCACATAATTGAGCTGATAGTTCAGCTTAGGGGTGCAGTACTACATTATTCACTTAAAGAGCAAAATTCACATATATTCTGGTCAACGTTTCTCTCCCAGACTGATATCTAACCTTCTACCTCATGCGACCTtgggatttaaatttaaattttaaaattagacatacagcagagtaacagccccttttggcccatgagcctgtgccatccaattgacATAcatcccctggtacattttgaatggtgagaggaaactggagttctcggggaaaaacccatgcagacacagggagatcatacaaactccttgtggACAGCACacaatttgaaccccagtcctgatcactgacgctgtaacagcgttgcgctaaccgctacactaactgtgccacctctcTGCAAGAAGGCTCATTATAACAGTCTCTACATTTGCAATGCAATTTGGTACATGCGTAGTGACACTTCTGAGAATATTAATAACTAATGATAACTGCCTTTCTAAACCAGATAATGTTCTTTTTGCAGAAGCAACAGTTGTTCTCCGTGTGACAAGTCATTTGATCATTCCTTTGAGCTGCCGGGATCGGAAGATGTTCAAGAGAACCAACAACCCAAGAGCAGCACCCCATCACAGTTGTCCTGCAGTGTACCTCTGTACAGAAACGTGCAAGATTCACAAATGGTCATGGTCcccagccatgatcacagtggaCCATCCTCAGCAAATTCATCTCCATTGTCCGTTTATTCATTCTCTCAGATCTTTAACTTTGACAAAAATCACAATACTTTACCCTTTGGGGTAACAGAGATCCACCTTTTATCCAACACCCCACCTCCTCGACCACCAAAACCAAACCAACTAATTGATCGTGAAAAGACACACACAGTGGTCCAAAACGGCAATGGTGCCTATGTTGTAAACCAAGCCCCAGTACCCAAAAGAATTCCTCTTTCGAGTctggagaaaacaaaatgttggagaggTAATATTACTCAGTTATTGTTGTAGAGTTTTTTGCTCCTCatgcttgcttttttttttaatctgttaatATTTCTAAATTTTGAGATTTTTGGCCAGATTTTAAGCAAGCAACATAAACTTACACACGGATTTCTGTACCATTGCCAATCCACCACCTTCTGCTCCAGAGAGTACCTGAGAGTAGCCTAACCAGACCTTTTGCAAATTTTGCAATCTACTTGACCCTAAATGAATCTTCCAAGAGCCACATCTCTTTGATCGCACGCATAGTCTTTTGTAATATGGCTTCACCTGGCCCCAACTTGTGCAGAAACATACATCCAGGTCCCAGACAGAATTTTGATTCTCATGGCCACCTTTTCATCATCTATTGTCCATGAACTAACGTTCTAATTTCTTGATTTCTCATGAAATAGGAGGAGAccatttgacccatcaagtcTACATAGGCTCTAAAAGCAAtcctattccccacttttttttgctgtaacctattctctctcATATGCTCATCAACCATCTTTGGTAAAATATTGATGTCCACATCGTATCCTCTACTGGCTCCTCTTGGCCCATTGATCAATGATCTTCAGTGATCAATATTGTATTCCAGTTTGCACAATAGAGAAATATCTTGTGATATTTAAATGTTGAAGGTGAATTATGAtgctattatcaagttaaaaagAAAGGActtttacatttacaattttaacccATTCTCATAAAAGAAATGGAGGATTTGATTCCCCAggaaaataataaaatcaagGGTTAGGCCATTCTTCGCCTTCTGCCAGTTCCACCAATCAATAAGATTATTACCACTTTTCTACATTAATCCCATGTCCACTGATGACACAGGATTAGTGGTTAGTGCACCAGCgaccgggtttgaatcccacgctgtaaggagtttgtacgttctcccagtgtctgcgtgagtttcctccaggtgctccgatttcctctcatccttcaaaatttacgggatgggggggtggtcagttgtgtgtaattgggtggaatgggccattgactgaaagggcctgtcactaTGTGGTATGCctaaattattaaaattgaaagTATAATCGCAcgtgcacacatacacaaaaaatCTGTCATCCTATTGCTGAAGAGAATTGGCGAAAGCCTCCACAGGCCCTTGGACGAGAATTACAAAGATCTTGAATCGTCTCTGTCTCAAATGGAGAACTTAGACCTTGAGTCATCAGTAAAATTGTTGTTCAACTTTGAACTGACAGGATGACAATCAGTAGGATATTTAATTAAATGGGTGGTTAAGGAGCCTCACAGCCATATCTAATTCTGTGCTTTACAGATAACATGAAAATACCCAACAGACAATAAACTTCAACCTCTTATTTCGACAACATTGTAAGGCTGAAATTAAATGGTGCTTTGCTTTACCAGAATAGAAGCATGTTATTTATTTTGTACAAAATTGTCATGGCTTGCCTATTTCAAATTTTAGTGCTAACTTTTACTGTCAAACTAATTTTCTGGCATGCTAAATATTgacgatttttaaaataaatacaaaacacTCAAACCTTTTCTCCAACTATTTTACTCCTATTTCATTTATCCTTCCCTACCTTTAATATTCTCAACCAATTTGCTAATGAACACAATTGTTTTCTCATACTCGCCGTGTGGTAACAGTGAGATGATCTCCACTTGGAGTGTGTGGaacttgcacattctctctgtggtTGCCCTGTCTCACCCCTCCTATCCTGCCCTCTTTCCACTGGCTTCTGTACCAACTTTCTTCAGAAATCGAGCTTGGACTTAAAATGCTGATTGGCCCatggagttccttcagcagagtgTGTTTGGGTCCAAAATAGATCATCTAAATGTTGGaaggaaatagaaaataaatgatttttttttaatctgataGGTTCTGAAAATGCACAGTTGTTGGATTGGTTTATACTGTGGAGAATGCAGAAAGCAAGAGAGCAAAGTTCCAGGGAAGATTTGGggagtgtgtttttacttcacattGACTGCAAGACCCAGCTCATTATAAAACAAGTTACATTAAAATGATGTTACTACTTCAAAGGGAATTATTATCCAAGCCAGTAGTTTGGGGCAAAGTACAATTATTGGGCAATTATTGGATGTCAAAATATTTAACCAAGGCTAAATGGTTTCCAatgaacaccaaattttgtgtttCAGATGAGGAGAGCAATCTCTTTCCTTTTATTGATTACCAAGGGAATTGCATAACAACTCCAGAAGAAGGGTTTAATGTAAACCTGGTGAGTACTGGGTATGAACTGTAAATATCTGATCTGTCACCATGTGTATTACACAGTCTGGGAATAAAATATCCACTTGATTTATTTGCAGGAAATTCTTCTGCCGCcaattgtaacagtgtttaaataaGGAGTAAGCATCTTACATAATCCATCTCCTGATCATGAGATTTCTCAGATTATTTCACAGCTGTTTGAGCCACAGTCACGCTTGAATCCATGTTTTGGTTCTGGATTTTAGTCGCAGCAGGACATTGTTTGTTCTTTCCTGGGATATGACCGTGGCTGCCAAGGCCAGCCCCTATTACCCATCCTTACTTGcttttggaaagatggcagagtgCCACCTTCTCAAGCTGGCGTAGCCAACACAAGAAAGATACCTCCATGATTAATTTTTTTGTTATGACTACAAGTGAATGGATTGGCAGATCATTTGagactaatgttttttttaaaaagtgagacGTTACTTGTGGTTGGGTTTTGGATCGATTTTGCTCATCACTCAACTTTGTACAGAAGAGACAGCGATGTCTGTTCACTGAATCACGTTTTAACTGCTATTGTCATTGAGAACCATCTTTGTTTACACTCTGACCAATCACTGTTTAGCAATGGATGTAGTTTAAATGCAGGGTCTTAGTTCTATCAATGCTTTGATGGCACTTAAAGATTTATAGATAGTTATAATTTGACTATAAACCATTTAGATAAAATCTCTCgccttaaaaaaaattttagaaaaGGTTAACCACTTTATCAGTCCAATAATGAACATTTAATTTCCTTTCCTCGAAGATTTTAAAATTATCGTTCACTGTTTTCCAGATCATTTTACTTCACCAATGCTGCTCTTGTGATATGTTGATTTGTGTTTCAAAGACATTGGAGTGGGGCTGGAATAATAGCCCACTGTCAATAGTAATCACTGTCTGCCGTTGCAAGAACAAGGGGACCATCAATTAAATTTAGAAGTTTAAGAAGCAACAAGGATGAATTGGAGTTTGTTCAGGTCCAAAGATGTTATTAATTAAGACACAAAAACAGAAAGggacagataaaaaaataaattatccagGGGCAAGTTATAAACTGAGACGTTTATTATTTTCCTTTCTGAGTGGCATCACAAAAACTTTCATCTCAAACTGAAAATAATTCTGTTGGATACGAATCCAACTGTGAAGTTGATTTGtcaattaattcaattaaaaaaaattttaaaaatgtttgaggGGAGTGATGAGCTCTCATTTTCATAAGTTGCCCGATGTTTTGGATCAACTTGCAGGTCATGACCTTCCTCACCAGAAGTTGCTGGAACCTTTTCACACTGGTAACCTGTTCATTAAATTTGTTATTAATTTTCACCAAAATTGGGGTCATATTTCAATATTGTTGGCATAATGCTCATCCCAactcatttttatttaatttatgaaGTGTCTATGTAAAACTGGCTATTTCTGTTTCTTCATACAGAAACTCCCTGGCCAGAACTGTAACGCCACAGGCAGTGCTGATAACAGCTATGTTCCAATGAATCCAGGGTCTTCTCCAATAATGCCGGCAGCTGATTGCACATCTGATGGTTACATCCCTATGAGCCCAGCTTGTGCTAATTTGGTCTTGCAGTCAGTCACCATCGACAACCTACCATTACCAACACTTCCTACGGATATGGAACCTCCTCCAGTTAACAGGAACCTCAAGCCTCGAATCAGAAAGAGTAAGGGAGGATTACACATTTTATTTATCTGGGATACTATTTCATCCATTTGCAAACAGGAACTTATTTTAGATGGAAAATTATGCATTCCTACAGCTTGCTTGCATACTTAGTTTCTGGCATTGGAAGTATCCAGAGTGAAAGTCGACATGAAACTCCTGTGTACCAATGCGCTCATGGTTAGTAACATCAAGTTTACAGTGCAGTACTTCATCTTTGAAGTTCATTTTATTGGCACCGTGCTGATACTGCTGTGTTTCTGGATAGTATCGGATTCAAGGGATTAGGGCGGGATACTCTTAGAAGATCAAATATGATCTTGTACTGTGGTAAAGTAGGCTTAGAAGGCCAAATGGCCCTCTCTTGCTGATTTATTCTTACACATAACACATTACATCATGACATTTGGAAACGGGTTAAGGGCA contains the following coding sequences:
- the gab3 gene encoding GRB2-associated-binding protein 3 isoform X5, with amino-acid sequence MINLTECNNIEAGLKLSKKEFQNNYIFEVKTPVRTFYLVAKTEGEMNRWVQNIRLICGFGSSDDGTDSLGSSSPTTSSSRQPSPAVSTHTQQSMNRDQFPSTQDSGNEAGSRRSESDSTLSTSMPLDYLILSQCETKSIDTARSNSCSPCDKSFDHSFELPGSEDVQENQQPKSSTPSQLSCSVPLYRNVQDSQMVMVPSHDHSGPSSANSSPLSVYSFSQIFNFDKNHNTLPFGVTEIHLLSNTPPPRPPKPNQLIDREKTHTVVQNGNGAYVVNQAPVPKRIPLSSLEKTKCWRDEESNLFPFIDYQGNCITTPEEGFNVNLKLPGQNCNATGSADNSYVPMNPGSSPIMPAADCTSDGYIPMSPACANLVLQSVTIDNLPLPTLPTDMEPPPVNRNLKPRIRKIKPPPLDLTRLSTIRAHCNHPGISRTQSTPFRWSTANCLTPESQNCAARSFYSTFDGENEENYTAMEHSSSIHWTRTLNLDYLALDFNATSPSPVQKTCKLLNGSGRCNANANLAADPVNDFLIWVDFLIYTPNEQTSVQIYPEQ
- the gab3 gene encoding GRB2-associated-binding protein 3 isoform X4, yielding MRLLARLPPPTQGLGATRQMRERHRDGFYIALWMEQLNDSTQHYSTEHKKWVPSVCSHECRRHRLHWLAHQIASRKEIKALYSLGSSSPTTSSSRQPSPAVSTHTQQSMNRDQFPSTQDSGNEAGSRRSESDSTLSTSMPLDYLILSQCETKSIDTARSNSCSPCDKSFDHSFELPGSEDVQENQQPKSSTPSQLSCSVPLYRNVQDSQMVMVPSHDHSGPSSANSSPLSVYSFSQIFNFDKNHNTLPFGVTEIHLLSNTPPPRPPKPNQLIDREKTHTVVQNGNGAYVVNQAPVPKRIPLSSLEKTKCWRDEESNLFPFIDYQGNCITTPEEGFNVNLKLPGQNCNATGSADNSYVPMNPGSSPIMPAADCTSDGYIPMSPACANLVLQSVTIDNLPLPTLPTDMEPPPVNRNLKPRIRKIKPPPLDLTRLSTIRAHCNHPGISRTQSTPFRWSTANCLTPESQNCAARSFYSTFDGENEENYTAMEHSSSIHWTRTLNLDYLALDFNATSPSPVQKTCKLLNGSGRCNANANLAADPVNDFLIWVDFLIYTPNEQTSVQIYPEQ
- the gab3 gene encoding GRB2-associated-binding protein 3 isoform X3, with amino-acid sequence MSVEDIVYTGWLIKSPPEKKLKRYAWRKRWFVLRSGRLSGNPDVLEYYKNNHSKKPLRMINLTECNNIEAGLKLSKKEFQNNYIFEVKTPVRTFYLVAKTEGEMNRWVQNIRLICGFGSSDDGTDSLGSSSPTTSSSRQPSPAVSTHTQQSMNRDQFPSTQDSGNEAGSRRSESDSTLSTSMPLDYLILSQCETKSIDTARSNSCSPCDKSFDHSFELPGSEDVQENQQPKSSTPSQLSCSVPLYRNVQDSQMVMVPSHDHSGPSSANSSPLSVYSFSQIFNFDKNHNTLPFGVTEIHLLSNTPPPRPPKPNQLIDREKTHTVVQNGNGAYVVNQAPVPKRIPLSSLEKTKCWRDEESNLFPFIDYQGNCITTPEEGFNVNLKLPGQNCNATGSADNSYVPMNPGSSPIMPAADCTSDGYIPMSPACANLVLQSVTIDNLPLPTLPTDMEPPPVNRNLKPRIRKIKPPPLDLTRLSTIRAHCNHPGISRTQSTPFRWSTANCLTPESQNCAARSFYSTFDGENEENYTAMEHSSSIHWTRTLNLDYLALDFNATSPSPVQKKPFLSSMLEERVDYVQVDEQKTQALQNTKQEWTDVRQSCNMAKPSK
- the gab3 gene encoding GRB2-associated-binding protein 3 isoform X2 — encoded protein: MSVEDIVYTGWLIKSPPEKKLKRYAWRKRWFVLRSGRLSGNPDVLEYYKNNHSKKPLRMINLTECNNIEAGLKLSKKEFQNNYIFEVKTPVRTFYLVAKTEGEMNRWVQNIRLICGFGSSDDGTDSLGSSSPTTSSSRQPSPAVSTHTQQSMNRDQFPSTQDSGNEAGSRRSESDSTLSTSMPLDYLILSQCETKSIDTARSNSCSPCDKSFDHSFELPGSEDVQENQQPKSSTPSQLSCSVPLYRNVQDSQMVMVPSHDHSGPSSANSSPLSVYSFSQIFNFDKNHNTLPFGVTEIHLLSNTPPPRPPKPNQLIDREKTHTVVQNGNGAYVVNQAPVPKRIPLSSLEKTKCWRDEESNLFPFIDYQGNCITTPEEGFNVNLKLPGQNCNATGSADNSYVPMNPGSSPIMPAADCTSDGYIPMSPACANLVLQSVTIDNLPLPTLPTDMEPPPVNRNLKPRIRKIKPPPLDLTRLSTIRAHCNHPGISRTQSTPLWSTANCLTPESQNCAARSFYSTFDGENEENYTAMEHSSSIHWTRTLNLDYLALDFNATSPSPVQKTCKLLNGSGRCNANANLAADPVNDFLIWVDFLIYTPNEQTSVQIYPEQ
- the gab3 gene encoding GRB2-associated-binding protein 3 isoform X1; protein product: MSVEDIVYTGWLIKSPPEKKLKRYAWRKRWFVLRSGRLSGNPDVLEYYKNNHSKKPLRMINLTECNNIEAGLKLSKKEFQNNYIFEVKTPVRTFYLVAKTEGEMNRWVQNIRLICGFGSSDDGTDSLGSSSPTTSSSRQPSPAVSTHTQQSMNRDQFPSTQDSGNEAGSRRSESDSTLSTSMPLDYLILSQCETKSIDTARSNSCSPCDKSFDHSFELPGSEDVQENQQPKSSTPSQLSCSVPLYRNVQDSQMVMVPSHDHSGPSSANSSPLSVYSFSQIFNFDKNHNTLPFGVTEIHLLSNTPPPRPPKPNQLIDREKTHTVVQNGNGAYVVNQAPVPKRIPLSSLEKTKCWRDEESNLFPFIDYQGNCITTPEEGFNVNLKLPGQNCNATGSADNSYVPMNPGSSPIMPAADCTSDGYIPMSPACANLVLQSVTIDNLPLPTLPTDMEPPPVNRNLKPRIRKIKPPPLDLTRLSTIRAHCNHPGISRTQSTPFRWSTANCLTPESQNCAARSFYSTFDGENEENYTAMEHSSSIHWTRTLNLDYLALDFNATSPSPVQKTCKLLNGSGRCNANANLAADPVNDFLIWVDFLIYTPNEQTSVQIYPEQ